ttgtagtcattaatttctatatatgcagtaagagtaatttaccttatctggtgcctactagtaggcataagcttgattggttctgaacgctaaagtggtttaatttatgtaaaccattcatagcattgcttaattctgaatattcagtttcctctttccagtgtgtaatttattaagaataaggtacttaattcgaaacCTTAGCTCATCGCATGTGTTTTTAACCAAAGCGCAAATTTGTGTGTTAGTGATCatacattatttgcaataactgtgcggaccatggggtccccgaccttttgccggccacccgtgggcccaaagccaacagcgcagaggccctttaagagagACCCATTTCATccaatgctagagtcaacactttgtcgaatctatttgatatttataagtatacataatgaactaaggataattgtaactttttgatatcaaatatacgccgaattgtcaattattttatattttgaaatacatataatattactggATTTGGATCAGTGTGCTTTTGAATACTATATCTCTGGCCTACTATATAAGCTAGTCTATTAGCATCCCGCCTCCTGGAAGGCAGTCTACAGACTTTTTAGATATATATTCACAGTGGGGCTAAGTGTGTGGACCTAGTTTTCCGACACTTGACTGCATGAGATTATAGTGAACATTTTTTCAGGTCTCGGGCAAGAagggtacctagataggttgaggtccttaacttgtggatttggtaagagcaagacacaggcggggtgtaaattaattaatccaccatgtttcaagagattcatgtgcattgatgccttcaggttacgctgtacagacagactaacactttggcagagttttgccaacatataataaatgactgcatttgtttgggtgtacatgttcaacaccaaagacatatttatatatttcaatctatttttgaaagtttggcgtttcaaaatagcttcgccttttcgcaaggcgtgctcctgtttctctattttattgtgcaagcgaacagtatcacaatgctataattttgtataaattgaGAACTAGAGGGTCATGCCCTAGGCGTGACCGCCCAGAAGTTGTGCTAGAACCTTTCGTACAAGCCATTcagtcactgtttttaaaaaccttttgtagtgggtacattccacgttcttaaatttgttaaacgtgTAGTATCAAACTATGACAAGTCATGATAAGTGAATTAAGTGGTAACAGTATCTGGTCCGTGCATAGAAGCACTTGCCCTTGAGGTTAGGGCATGGgtagtttataataaacttaatccgtgcatgggagcacttacgatacaggtggtttaaaacttccagggtcacaatacagacataagggtgtaaaatacataattcataaacgcccgttaggccagttttgtatattttatttcaaacatgcttgtgcagcaccgccagcacataataatttcccataccatggcagtcagggatataataattaaataggtaggtaaccttggtcatatcgtgtacataggtaggtaccacAGACTACAAAGAGATCAGACCGCCAACTCGGGAACAAAGACTATGTACGTTAGACAAGTATATTTTATCTGTACTCCTAGTCATGTATgacgtttcttttttttaaattttgaattgatGCGTAGCAAAGGACGTAACGTATACAGCCAACCTTGCGTGACCAGCCCCCCCCCCCGCCCCTCCTCCTTaggaaattaatacttataattgATATAgttcccggcatttaaattgaaCACCGACTTATACAGTAAAATTGAGTCAGTGttcaatttaaatgccgggaacTACACTTGTcgcaataatttaaataaaacacaattttatttattaaacgatTTATTCCTCAgtcttttcttatattttaaaaaagctTTCTGCTGCATCGCAGGCAAAGTGCGGTTTTTTATCCGCACAATATCCGttccttttaatattttattaatgttattgcaccaATTTGTAATCGAGAACTTTACTGTCAcggaaataaaatatgacaaaatttCACGGTGTGTGGTACATTTAAAGAAACTAAATGGATTGTTGAACAAaattttttccataattttggcCGTCAGATTTAATTCATGGGCTCGGTGTTCCAAGAATCCGTTTGTTTCTTTAATAATTGTACCGAAACACCGAACAGCACCTCTGGATGGGTAAGTAAGGCGTTTCGTGGCGGCATCATACTCTCTTTGATGAATCCATTTGTGGATTGCGCCTTCTTTAGTAGTAAGGCTTTTTCTGCAACTGTCacattgattattatatttctgcattgtttttgttaccACCCATCCAGCAGTGTACGCTCGCGAATGGAGAACATTTAGTTGCTCCCGTTGGGCCTCTTCTACAGTATCTTCTACATCTCCTACTTTGGGATGACCCGGCTCGACCCTAGCAGTTTCACTatcttcaaataatgattttaaattaattatttggtcTGCCGAGTCATCCTCACAATTATAAGCGTCACCATGAAACTTTATCATTCTAGTAATCAATAATGATTTAAAGGTGTTCTTGAAACTGTGGCAGTTGGGGTCGTTGTTCCTATAATTATAGGCCCTGACTTGGCCAAAGAAGTTTTCAATTGGATCTGAATTGAAGAACCTTGGGCGcattattgtcatatttttgctcttaaaaaACTGCCACAGCTTCATGAATGTTTTTACCGTggcaataaagttttttaaggAAGGCACGGATTTCGGATTTCCCTTGGaatctacatatttaattttttccagtttCTCGATGCTCTCCGGCCAAAATTCATGGTGCTTAGATTTTTCTGTCACTGCACAGCGTAGCTCTTTTCCTTTCTTTTGTGAATAGGTTGCTGATCCGTTGATGCTATCAAACAATTTATCAAAGAACAAAACTGTTTCAGCAGTGTTTCTTAATGTTTCACTCACAGGTCTGCCGTCCGCATAGTGAGCTAAAAACAAGAAAATGaccatatttgtttattttatgcatAATAGATTTGTGAAgttcaagtaggtactttatcaTCAATAGTATTCACTATCTATACCTATTGTTCTATCttcataaatttcatttcattccctGCAGCACTTTATAGCAACAGACAGACAAATATTTtcgcatataatataagtagggaTTCGTGTTCTGAGTCTTCTCGGTCTACCGGATATTAATctagatatgtacctatataccgggtgtggcctgtaatatgagcaaaaaattaaactgtaggctgtactcctcatactgaccaacatttgttcagcgactttaaaaaataacttgtggtttgatttctaatacactttaaagtttattctaagacgcaatgtattgcgaattttgttatgtttaaggcgtgacaagcaacgtctatcacaatgatatggcgcggcgatggcgtccattgaagataatatttattttgtatgaaaaatagggagtcaaaatacttcataatttttaaaagttgttgaacaaaagtgtcaccgtttaagGAGTAgagtctatgttttaattatttgctcatgttacaggccacacccagtataactatatttttactctTGCATTCTACAAATgggt
This genomic window from Cydia splendana chromosome 9, ilCydSple1.2, whole genome shotgun sequence contains:
- the LOC134793973 gene encoding uncharacterized protein LOC134793973 isoform X1, which produces MFLTLIYVFKFQTEKWSYKKKLCSVIFDEMSLEAGLSYDKNKDKINGLVELGERKNDFADHALVFMLRGAVHKWQQPIAFYFCQGATKGTELKSILVDIITAVVGCGLKPISLICDQGSAFQAALNCLKADTARDQLLTNQEPDGTVTINEVKLMVIFDPPHLIKGLRNNFLNKDISFEGKLSTWRDIVDVYETDCNNMETRMLHKLNDQHVIPEKIKKMKVKNCVKVFSYTLSSALSYTANFSHYADGRPVSETLRNTAETVLFFDKLFDSINGSATYSQKKGKELRCAVTEKSKHHEFWPESIEKLEKIKYVDSKGNPKSVPSLKNFIATVKTFMKLWQFFKSKNMTIMRPRFFNSDPIENFFGQVRAYNYRNNDPNCHSFKNTFKSLLITRMIKFHGDAYNCEDDSADQIINLKSLFEDSETARVEPGHPKVGDVEDTVEEAQREQLNVLHSRAYTAGWVVTKTMQKYNNQCDSCRKSLTTKEGAIHKWIHQREYDAATKRLTYPSRGAVRCFGTIIKETNGFLEHRAHELNLTAKIMEKILFNNPFSFFKCTTHREILSYFISVTVKFSITNWCNNINKILKGTDIVRIKNRTLPAMQQKAFLKYKKRLRNKSFNK